From Cyanobacteriota bacterium:
GGGCATCGGGTTTGAGGCGCACAGCCTGCTGATAAACTTGAATAGCAGCAGTATACTGTTGCAATTGTTGCAGACAAACACCTAGGTTGTAATAGCCCTCAAAAAAATCTGGATCCAGTCGAATGCTATGGAGAAAACAGGCGATCGCGTCATGCCATTCCTCCTGTTCAGCTAGATACACACCCAACTCGTGATAACCCTGCACATCGGGCTGATAACCTAGTAGCTCACAGTAGAGGGCAATGGCCTCATCGTACTCACCACTGGCCAAATACTGTTCGTAGTAGGTGTTCAGCAGGGTAGCGAGAGTTGAATCTTGATCATGGGACTGAATAGAATCCTCGCTTGCCATAGACAGCAGCATGACCTTAGCACTTAGGTAGCCATCATAGGCTCTTGGTATAGTGGCACTGTAAACGTTACAGTGGATCCTAAACCCTCACCCATGCTGTAAAAGTGCACATCACCACCCATTGCTTCCACTAGCTTTTGAGAAATCGCTAACCCCAAGCCAGTGCCACCATATTGGCGAGTGCGAGAGCCATCCACTTGGCTAAAAGACTGGAATAACTTATCCTGTTTCTCCAGCGATACACCAATACCAGTATCTTCTACTCGCACCATAACCATTCCAGGCAGTTCCATTGAGGGGGTTTGTACTTTTTCCCGAATAATCTCAGCACTAATGCGAATACCACCCTCGTGGGTAAACTTAATAGCATTGCCTACTAAGTTCAACATCACCTGCAATAATCGCTGATAGTTGCCGTACAACAAAATGTCATCGTAGGTAGGCGGCTTGATAATTTCAAATTTCAGGTTCTTTTGCTGGGCTTGGATGCGGGTAATGCTATCTACATGATTGAACAACTCAGTGAGTCCTACCGGGCTGACTTCCAGTTGCATTTTGCCTGCTTCAATCTTGGCAATATCTAAGATGTCATTAATCAAATTCAGCAGATGAATTGCAGACTTGTAGGCTTCTTGCAAAAACTCTGCTTGTTCTTCAGGGTCATCAGCCATGCCATCAATCACCAGCTTGAGGAACCCAATCATGCCATTTAGCGGTGTACGCAACTCATGGGAAGTATTGGCTAAAAACTCACTCTTCAACCGTGAGGCTTCCTGAGCTTGTCGTTGGGCATCTTCAATAATCCGATGCTGTTTCACCAAGCTAGTATTCATGCGTTGCAGGTCATCAATTATGGTCTGACGCTGCGCTAGCAACCTAGCGTTGGCAAT
This genomic window contains:
- a CDS encoding ATP-binding protein, translating into MPTDLRKPAIDDTNGVTRQHETTVTASMMADSAQFYRLLLETSRQIRCVLTLETVWQQIANTLGSTLDIDRCLVYSYESGDSPLTLAATYSRELNHQSSLPLETGIALSDYPALLQSVTSLQPVIMPLGCEPSMPSAADTHCQALPCLVATAHYQQQPNGIVILQRNDRPWQPIEVEFLRELVIDIGAAIANARLLAQRQTIIDDLQRMNTSLVKQHRIIEDAQRQAQEASRLKSEFLANTSHELRTPLNGMIGFLKLVIDGMADDPEEQAEFLQEAYKSAIHLLNLINDILDIAKIEAGKMQLEVSPVGLTELFNHVDSITRIQAQQKNLKFEIIKPPTYDDILLYGNYQRLLQVMLNLVGNAIKFTHEGGIRISAEIIREKVQTPSMELPGMVMVRVEDTGIGVSLEKQDKLFQSFSQVDGSRTRQYGGTGLGLAISQKLVEAMGGDVHFYSMGEGLGSTVTFTVPLYQEPMMAT
- a CDS encoding tetratricopeptide repeat protein, which produces MASEDSIQSHDQDSTLATLLNTYYEQYLASGEYDEAIALYCELLGYQPDVQGYHELGVYLAEQEEWHDAIACFLHSIRLDPDFFEGYYNLGVCLQQLQQYTAAIQVYQQAVRLKPDA